Proteins co-encoded in one Paraburkholderia edwinii genomic window:
- a CDS encoding MarR family winged helix-turn-helix transcriptional regulator, translated as MTDPSSTPPPEVRDYELAESVGYLISRVKSTMSNMVTQKAMAELGITSTQASILFMVASGKCLLAAELAREYGIDASAVTRLIDRLEKRGLLTRVRSSEDRRVVRLALTAEGCAIAAKLPAIFTSVLDRLLSGFTPEEVGFLKSMLRRVLANNVDSSGITRDTASN; from the coding sequence ATGACGGACCCGTCTTCCACGCCGCCACCCGAAGTCCGCGACTACGAGCTGGCAGAAAGTGTCGGCTATCTGATCTCCCGCGTGAAATCGACGATGTCGAACATGGTCACGCAAAAGGCCATGGCCGAGCTCGGCATCACCAGCACGCAGGCCAGCATCCTGTTCATGGTCGCGAGCGGCAAGTGCCTGCTAGCCGCGGAGCTGGCGCGCGAGTATGGCATCGATGCGAGCGCGGTCACGCGGCTGATTGACCGCCTCGAAAAGCGCGGGCTTCTGACGCGCGTGCGCAGCAGCGAGGACCGGCGCGTCGTGCGCCTTGCGCTGACCGCGGAAGGCTGCGCGATCGCGGCGAAGCTGCCCGCTATTTTTACGAGCGTACTGGACCGATTGCTGTCCGGCTTCACCCCCGAGGAAGTCGGTTTCCTCAAGAGCATGCTCAGGCGCGTGCTTGCCAATAACGTCGATTCAAGCGGCATAACCCGTGACACGGCAAGCAATTAA